In Achromobacter spanius, the following proteins share a genomic window:
- a CDS encoding RCC1 domain-containing protein, with the protein MASVAAGSNHTCAVTTTGGLKCWGYDAQGQLGNDAALTSQPIPVDVFGLTSGVASVAARGQYTCAVTTGGGLKCWGEDSFGQLGDDAALTNQPTPVDVLGLISGVVSVSAGGSHTCAVTTAGGLKCWGRDISGQLGNDAALTDQPTPVDVLGLTSGVASVSAGGNHTCAVTSTGGVKCWGWDNYGQLGNDAALTSQPTQVDVAP; encoded by the coding sequence GTGGCGAGCGTCGCAGCAGGGAGCAATCACACCTGCGCGGTGACCACTACAGGTGGGTTGAAGTGCTGGGGGTATGACGCCCAAGGCCAACTAGGCAATGATGCTGCGTTGACCAGTCAGCCAATTCCGGTGGACGTGTTCGGTCTGACATCGGGCGTGGCGAGTGTGGCTGCGAGGGGACAGTACACCTGTGCGGTGACTACAGGTGGTGGTCTCAAGTGCTGGGGTGAAGATAGCTTTGGTCAGTTGGGCGATGACGCTGCGTTGACGAACCAGCCCACGCCGGTGGACGTGCTGGGGCTTATATCAGGTGTGGTGAGTGTCTCAGCTGGAGGCAGCCACACCTGCGCGGTGACCACGGCAGGGGGCCTCAAGTGCTGGGGGCGTGACATCAGCGGGCAGCTGGGCAATGATGCAGCGCTGACGGATCAGCCCACGCCGGTGGATGTGCTCGGCTTGACCTCAGGGGTAGCAAGCGTGTCTGCCGGAGGCAACCACACCTGCGCGGTGACCAGCACAGGCGGGGTCAAGTGCTGGGGGTGGGACAACTACGGCCAGCTGGGCAATGACGCTGCTTTGACGAGCCAGCCAACGCAGGTGGACGTAGCCCCCTGA
- a CDS encoding carbon-nitrogen hydrolase family protein, producing MKISVIQMNSVSDKAANLALAERLTRAAVMQDAPDMVVFPEHFDWAGGSVADKVAAGEAHADGPAYRLCARMATEYGIYVHSGSFYEKVPGEDRVYNTTVVFDPHGKEIARYRKIHMFDIFTPDGLRYGESDAVAAGSEVSTVDVGDFRLGLAICYDLRFPELFQRLAGMGANVIVLPAAFTLQTGKDHWEVLCRARAIETQSYVVACGSHGPFTQNGETRYTYGHSMIVDPWGHVIAKCSDGDGFVTARLDTGLINQVRKQIPLAKHKVLQ from the coding sequence ATGAAAATATCCGTAATCCAGATGAACTCCGTTTCCGACAAGGCGGCCAACCTTGCCCTGGCGGAGCGGCTGACGCGTGCCGCCGTCATGCAAGACGCGCCGGACATGGTCGTCTTTCCCGAACACTTTGACTGGGCAGGCGGCAGCGTAGCCGACAAGGTCGCGGCTGGCGAAGCGCACGCCGATGGTCCCGCCTACCGGCTGTGCGCACGCATGGCCACCGAATACGGCATCTACGTGCATTCGGGCAGCTTCTATGAAAAAGTTCCCGGAGAAGACCGCGTGTACAACACAACCGTGGTCTTCGACCCGCACGGCAAAGAAATCGCGCGCTATCGCAAGATTCACATGTTCGACATCTTCACACCCGACGGCCTTCGGTATGGAGAATCTGACGCCGTCGCGGCAGGCTCGGAAGTCAGCACGGTAGACGTAGGTGACTTCCGCCTGGGCCTTGCGATTTGCTATGACCTGCGGTTTCCGGAGCTGTTCCAACGCTTAGCCGGCATGGGCGCCAATGTCATTGTTTTGCCTGCGGCATTCACATTGCAAACCGGCAAAGATCACTGGGAAGTGCTATGCCGCGCTCGCGCCATCGAGACGCAGTCCTATGTCGTGGCCTGCGGCTCGCACGGCCCGTTCACCCAGAATGGCGAGACGCGATACACCTACGGCCACTCGATGATCGTCGATCCCTGGGGCCACGTGATTGCCAAATGCTCCGACGGCGACGGCTTCGTCACCGCGCGCCTGGATACAGGGCTGATCAATCAAGTTCGCAAGCAAATTCCCTTAGCCAAACACAAGGTGCTGCAGTGA
- a CDS encoding LysR family transcriptional regulator, translating to MNIRFLETALWLAKLKSIKATAEKLCLTQAAVSSRIANLEQDLGACLFTRGGDGFEPTSAGITFLEHAQRIVSAHQSLRASMLDSSKLSGSLRIGMTSTLIPTILPGLVDTLRRDYPGISISLKTELTEKLLKELEIGRVDLVLGADNEAVHERFELVPLCSFAMIFVASPKLGIDLIDAMPEDLARYPIIGYPPGTRSQARLDRYFEGCGIRPQIIHVSQAVPTNLQLATSGIGVAAVPEAIVLRELATGDLVPIKLKHPFVSVNYQAVFLRDQGQGLARAVAALARDVAATFCESVDKRIAWQ from the coding sequence ATGAATATTCGATTTCTTGAAACGGCACTTTGGCTGGCGAAGCTAAAGAGCATCAAAGCGACTGCGGAAAAGCTCTGCTTGACCCAGGCCGCTGTCTCCAGCCGAATCGCCAACCTCGAGCAGGATCTTGGCGCTTGCCTTTTCACTCGCGGAGGCGACGGCTTCGAACCGACCTCCGCAGGGATCACGTTCCTGGAACATGCCCAGCGCATTGTCAGCGCTCACCAATCGCTGCGCGCTTCCATGCTGGACTCGAGCAAACTGTCCGGCTCGTTGCGTATCGGCATGACGAGCACCTTGATCCCGACCATTCTTCCCGGTCTCGTCGACACGTTGCGTAGAGACTACCCCGGCATCTCGATCAGTCTCAAAACCGAATTGACCGAAAAATTGCTGAAGGAACTGGAGATCGGGCGCGTCGATCTCGTGCTGGGCGCGGACAATGAAGCCGTGCATGAGCGTTTCGAATTGGTACCGCTGTGTTCCTTCGCGATGATCTTCGTAGCCAGTCCGAAGCTCGGCATCGACTTAATCGACGCCATGCCAGAGGACCTCGCCAGATATCCCATCATCGGATATCCGCCCGGCACCCGATCCCAGGCTCGGCTCGACAGATACTTTGAAGGCTGCGGCATCCGGCCTCAGATCATTCATGTCTCTCAAGCCGTTCCGACCAATCTGCAGCTTGCCACCTCGGGAATCGGTGTGGCAGCGGTCCCGGAAGCCATCGTCCTGCGAGAGCTTGCGACGGGCGACCTTGTCCCGATCAAACTAAAACACCCCTTCGTTTCGGTGAACTACCAGGCCGTCTTCCTGCGCGATCAAGGCCAAGGCCTAGCCAGAGCAGTCGCCGCCCTGGCGCGCGACGTCGCGGCAACTTTTTGCGAATCCGTCGACAAGCGGATCGCGTGGCAATAA
- a CDS encoding TauD/TfdA dioxygenase family protein yields MKITPNSTGFGAEVTDCPAGLKMTDDELNELVRAWTDHSILCFRGVDMTPAEHIAFSRRLGELHIMTPLKFNLDGYPEVFVVSNASKADPSKPVAGNAEGDAGLRRAGEGFHTDGEDKAIPNTGSFLYARQVPPERGDTLFVDMYAAYEALPQRIKTLIAGRRARYSRIDLHATHYPLMAPLTDEEKLARPDVYHPLARKHPVSGRTSLYIGRWACDVEGLPEDEGQALVKFLQDFARQPQFIYTHKWNIGDAVLWDNRCTQHCATGFDDTKYVRTMHRTTLEGELPIMARSSAGISSAMLNEYSIS; encoded by the coding sequence GTGAAGATAACACCCAATAGCACAGGGTTTGGCGCGGAGGTCACGGACTGCCCGGCCGGCTTGAAAATGACGGACGATGAGCTGAATGAGCTCGTGCGTGCCTGGACGGATCATTCGATTTTATGTTTCCGAGGCGTGGACATGACGCCCGCCGAACATATCGCATTCAGCCGGCGTCTTGGCGAGCTGCATATCATGACGCCCCTGAAATTTAATCTGGATGGTTATCCGGAGGTGTTCGTCGTCTCGAACGCCAGCAAAGCCGATCCATCCAAGCCGGTTGCGGGCAATGCGGAAGGCGACGCCGGCCTGCGCCGCGCCGGCGAAGGCTTTCACACGGACGGCGAAGACAAAGCCATCCCCAATACCGGCTCTTTTCTCTACGCACGGCAGGTTCCGCCCGAGCGCGGCGACACGCTGTTCGTCGATATGTATGCCGCGTACGAAGCACTGCCCCAGCGTATCAAGACACTCATCGCCGGACGGCGCGCGCGTTATAGCCGCATCGATTTACACGCTACCCACTATCCCTTGATGGCGCCGCTCACTGACGAAGAGAAACTCGCCCGTCCGGATGTCTACCATCCGTTGGCGCGCAAGCACCCGGTCAGCGGCCGCACCTCGCTCTACATCGGCCGCTGGGCCTGCGATGTCGAAGGGTTACCTGAGGACGAAGGGCAGGCATTGGTCAAATTCCTCCAGGACTTCGCCAGACAACCTCAGTTCATTTACACGCATAAATGGAACATCGGCGACGCCGTGCTTTGGGATAATCGCTGCACCCAACACTGCGCGACCGGCTTCGACGACACGAAGTACGTCAGGACCATGCACAGAACCACGCTGGAGGGCGAACTGCCCATCATGGCACGGTCGAGCGCAGGCATATCGTCGGCGATGCTAAATGAATATTCGATTTCTTGA